A single genomic interval of Oryza sativa Japonica Group chromosome 7, ASM3414082v1 harbors:
- the LOC4343405 gene encoding putative disease resistance protein RGA1 isoform X2 yields MDGVMAQDEPPWTNHVEPSPPGPLVPVLMASWLNEVLRELDLQTEHSLEGSPPPFPWQNRRMAGVGLVVGGWIAKAVIANILSRVRSLLHDNFSLQKDTEKMLNDLEVALPRIEAVIEAAERRSIESSALSTWLQQLKDAVSHAGDVVDDFEAKTIKDQVESKSKVSAKAYSTVKALKALVFSDSELKKLKHAVRRLENVSARVDSFIELIRLNDDDTVGRIGHSLHSETSSLLGDTKVIGRDEEINLILDIILGYRYHLPRTSEHARPDDQPKFGQRGTLFDKLRKIFLTGTAESSKSSDKAKLEELEARKKGNKIEEEDPSKDCIEIGEYEPNQKGQTERLDYNSSDVHETSGSSQNLGILPIVGINGVGKTTVAQAVFNNKRVKMCFDLTAWVYVSDNISGKQIIQRIIMSLEPWSGLTDDALDLDNLQHKLIGIIRSKRLFLVLDGVSDDIIIVWSQLRSILRCSGPQSMVLVTTQKYSIANLLGTMGPITLNTLEQTDFRYLFNHLVFDDCFYHHYEVHLFESICGKIADKFHGLPLAAKTVAPLLRANRNMEYWENVLGSDWWNISDHGLGINVLPALGIGCLYPALRQCLLFCSIFPRNYVFEKERVVQMWVAHGFIQSSDRRDIVPENVAKNWFDELVDRSFLQPTVWQGRYVMHDLIREFSVAVSSNEYYVFHRNSKVLPQFANHISVDNDNFDLQWGHYDHKRLQTLMFFGHHRVDKNYGTLGSIVRKSTSLRVLDLSYICMSNVSQASDVLCKLSHLRYLDLSFTGIKDLPEAFGNLYHLQVLDLRGCIIEKLPKNMNNLINLRHLYADSQTTALIYAVGQLTKLQELQEFRVRLEDGYKINELRDMKDLRKLYITNLEKVSSWQEATDAKLVEKKSLDYLQLKWVYQVPESRSTSQLNKDILDGLHPHFQLKRLKILNYMGIDFPYWVQRLTDLVAVNIINCRWLSVLPPLGELPRLKKLSLFGLSSITHINDQVYGTNDVIFPYLEELHFSELFSWEQWSEAEYKLLIPHLRKLGINACSKLSLLPIETLSSSVKELHLSSCTSYISMLPAYLKRLTSLTKLSIQDCSATLLIPCHSLTLLEHLQLESCFDVHFEGGMQYFTKLKKLEVHRCFDVTQNIYEQTSLVERYSLMGGLQSLIHLVIDDRFMYYRYYHMLNTLCSIRTMKFCAFDLSEFTTEDEEWLQQLQSLQEIQFASCRNLLRLPSNLNNMCNLKKVVLNDCCKLQSLPLNGLPDNLKEFHVSGGSEVLEQQCQKTDGDEWQKISHVPYVRINGRTIQMISHDLGS; encoded by the exons AGAATTGGATTTACAAACTGAGCATAGCCTAGAAGGATCTCCACCACCTTTCCCTTGGCAAAACAGAAG GATGGCAGGAGTAGGACTGGTAGTTGGAGGATGGATTGCAAAGGCAGTGATTGCCAATATCTTGTCCAGAGTACGCTCCCTCCTCCACGATAATTTCAGTCTGCAAAAGGACACTGAAAAAATGCTGAATGACTTGGAGGTTGCGCTTCCTCGCATTGAGGCGGTGATTGAAGCAGCGGAGCGGAGATCAATTGAAAGCAGTGCCCTTTCCACATGGTTGCAGCAGTTGAAGGATGCTGTTTCCCATGCAGGAGATGTTGTTGATGATTTTGAAGCCAAGACAATTAAAGATCAGGTCGAAAGCAAGAGCAAGGTCAGTGCAAAGGCATACTCTACCGTCAAGGCTTTAAAGGCTTTGGTCTTTTCTGATAGTGAATTGAAGAAGCTGAAGCATGCTGTAAGAAGACTTGAAAATGTATCAGCGAGAGTTGATTCTTTCATTGAATTGATCAGGCTAAATGATGATGATACAGTGGGAAGGATTGGCCATAGCTTGCATAGTGAGACCAGCTCTTTACTTGGTGACACCAAAGTAATTGGTCGGGATGAAGAAATTAACCTGATATTGGACATCATATTGGGTTACCGCTACCACTTGCCAAGAACTAGTGAGCATGCACGACCTGATGATCAACCAAAATTTGGTCAAAGGGGAACACTTTTTGATAAATTACGGAAGATTTTCCTTACTGGAACTGCTGAATCTAGTAAATCGAGTGATAAGGCTAAACTTGAAGAATTAGAAGCAAGAAAGAAGGGGAACAAAATTGAAGAAGAAGATCCTAGCAAAGATTGCATAGAAATTGGAGAATACGAACCTAATCAGAAGGGACAAACTGAAAGATTAGATTATAATAGTTCTGATGTACATGAAACCAGTGGTTCATCTCAAAACCTTGGCATCCTTCCCATAGTTGGCATTAATGGAGTGGGAAAAACAACTGTGGCTCAAGCTGTCTTCAACAATAAGAGGGTAAAAATGTGCTTTGATCTAACAGCATGGGTTTATGTGTCAGACAACATAAGTGGGAAACAAATTATACAAAGGATCATCATGTCTTTGGAACCATGGAGTGGACTAACTGATGATGCACTTGATTTGGATAATCTTCAGCACAAACTTATTGGTATCATAAGATCTAAGAGACTTTTTCTTGTACTTGATGGTGTAAGTGATGATATAATCATTGTATGGAGTCAGCTACGAAGCATCCTACGCTGCAGTGGACCTCAAAGTATGGTTTTGGTGACAACCCAGAAGTACAGCATAGCGAATTTGCTAGGGACAATGGGTCCAATAACTTTGAATACCCTAGAACAGACTGACTTCAGGTATCTCTTTAACCACCTTGTGTTTGATGACTGCTTCTATCATCATTATGAAGTACACCTCTTTGAATCAATATGCGGAAAAATAGCTGATAAGTTCCATGGGCTGCCGTTGGCAGCCAAGACAGTTGCACCACTATTAAGGGCCAATAGAAATATGGAATATTGGGAAAATGTCCTGGGAAGTGATTGGTGGAATATTTCTGATCATGGTTTGGGAATAAACGTTCTGCCAGCCCTAGGAATTGGCTGCCTATATCCAGCGCTAAGGCAGTGTCTTCTGTTCTGCTCAATATTTCCAAGGAATTATGTCTTTGAAAAGGAAAGAGTGGTCCAGATGTGGGTGGCACATGGGTTCATTCAGTCTAGTGATAGAAGGGATATCGTTCCAGAGAATGTTGCTAAAAATTGGTTTGATGAACTAGTTGATAGGTCCTTCTTGCAACCAACAGTCTGGCAAGGCCGTTACGTCATGCATGATTTGATAAGAGAGTTCTCAGTTGCTGTTTCTTCCAATGAATATTATGTCTTTCACAGGAATTCCAAGGTTCTTCCACAATTTGCTAATCATATTTCTGTTGATAATGATAATTTCGATCTTCAATGGGGTCATTATGATCATAAAAGATTACAAACTCTGATGTTTTTTGGTCATCACAGGGTTGACAAAAATTATGGCACTCTTGGTAGCATAGTGAGAAAGTCAACTAGTCTACGTGTACTGGATTTGTCTTACATTTGCATGAGTAATGTCAGTCAGGCTTCAGATGTTCTCTGCAAGTTGTCACATCTTCGATATCTTGATCTCTCTTTTACTGGTATCAAAGATCTCCCGGAGGCATTTGGTAATCTATACCATCTCCAGGTACTTGATCTGCGGGGTTGTATAATTGAGAAGCTGCCAAAGAACATGAACAATTTGATCAATCTAAGGCATTTATATGCTGATTCACAAACCACCGCACTGATCTATGCTGTAGGCCAGCTGACAAAACTTCAGGAGTTACAGGAATTCAGAGTTAGGTTGGAGGATGGTTACAAGATAAATGAGTTAAGGGACATGAAAGACCTGAGGAAATTGTACATTACAAATCTTGAGAAAGTCTCAAGTTGGCAAGAGGCTACAGATGCAAAGCTGGTGGAGAAAAAGTCCCTTGACTATCTGCAATTGAAATGGGTGTACCAGGTACCTGAAAGTAGGTCTACCTCTCAGTTGAACAAGGATATTCTCGATGGCCTACACCCTCACTTCCAGTTGAAAAGGTTGAAAATTCTGAACTATATGGGAATTGATTTTCCTTACTGGGTGCAGCGTCTCACAGACCTCGTTGCTGTTAACATAATTAACTGCCGATGGTTGAGTGTTCTGCCACCATTGGGAGAGCTCCCACGTCTCAAGAAACTATCTCTTTTTGGTCTATCCTCTATAACTCATATTAATGATCAAGTATACGGAACCAATGATGTGATCTTTCCATATTTAGAGGAGCTGCACTTCTCAGAATTGTTTAGCTGGGAGCAATGGTCCGAGGCAGAATATAAACTGCTTATTCCTCACCTACGGAAACTTGGTATAAATGCCTGCAGCAAATTAAGTCTATTGCCGATTGAAACTTTGAGTTCATCAGTCAAAGAGCTTCATCTTTCTTCATGCACATCATATATCAGTATGCTGCCCGCTTATTTGAAAAGACTGACGTCCCTCACCAAATTGAGCATACAGGACTGCTCTGCCACATTACTAATCCCGTGCCATTCCTTGACATTACTGGAGCACTTGCAGCTGGAAAGCTGTTTCGATGTACATTTTGAAGGGGGCATGCAGTACTTTACCAAACTGAAGAAGCTAGAAGTACATCGCTGCTTTGATGTCACTCAGAACATATATGAACAAACATCACTAGTGGAGAGATATTCTCTGATGGGGGGTCTTCAGTCCCTCATCCATCTTGTTATCGACGACAGATTCATGTATTACAGATACTACCATATGCTGAACACTCTTTGTTCAATTCGAACTATGAAGTTTTGTGCCTTTGATCTTTCCGAGTTCACCACGGAAGACGAGGAATGGCTCCAGCAACTACAGTCCCTACAGGAGATCCAGTTTGCTTCATGTCGCAATCTCTTACGCCTTCCTTCTAACCTGAATAATATGTGTAACCTGAAGAAGGTCGTTCTGAACGATTGCTGCAAGCTCCAGTCACTGCCGCTGAATGGCTTGCCAGATAACCTAAAAGAATTCCATGTCTCAGGAGGTTCTGAAGTACTGGAGCAACAATGTCAGAAAACAGATGGGGATGAATGGCAGAAAATTTCTCATGTGCCATACGTTCGGATAAATGGCAGAACTATCCAGATGATTTCACATGATCTTGGAAGTTAG